TTCTTACACTAGCACTTAGTGCTTCTGGAATGTTTATTCAAATTCATAATGCTTTCAATAACATTTGGAATATAAAAGCCAAACCTAAAAGTAGTATTCTAAGTTATTTCACTAAACACCTTGCTTCATTTATCTTATTAATCGTTCTTTTCTTTATAATACTTATTAGTACTACAATTAACACTTTTTTAGTTGGTTTAACTCACAAAGGTCATTATCAATTAGAGTTTTCATATATCTATGAACATATCTTATCTTTTATAGTGTTTAGTCTAGTATTTGGAATGATGTTTAAATTTCTAGGAGATGCTAAGGTACATTGGAAAGCTTCCCTGTTTGGAGGTTTATTTACAGCATTTTTGTTTATGATTGGAAAAGTTGCTATTGGACTTTATATAGGAAAAAGTCATATTTCTTCTACCTTTGGCTCCGCAAGTGTATTAGCTCTTATAATGCTTTGGGTATACTATACATCTCAAATTATTTTTTTAGGAGCTTCCTTTGTTCAAACTTTAAGTACTAAACTCGGTTTTCAAATTTTACCAAATGACAACGCTGTGAAAATTGAAAATATTGAAATCCAATAAATTCCTAAAGTGTAGAAAGTAATAGTCCAATAATTCCTAAAAACAAACACAACGGAGAAAAATATTGAGTATCGTTCTTAGCAAATCGGGTATCTCTAATTCTTTTAAAAAAACCGACGTACTTAAACTCACCGATTGCTCTTATAATGAATATACTGGCTA
The sequence above is a segment of the Tenacibaculum sp. 190130A14a genome. Coding sequences within it:
- a CDS encoding YihY/virulence factor BrkB family protein, which gives rise to MIQFIKEVFSHFFNSNTFQKGASLAYYAVFSLLPIIIIITSLLGVFFGEQAVSGEIYHQLKDTLGSDAANQIQNIIKNQHAHHNNVLTTSIGFLTLALSASGMFIQIHNAFNNIWNIKAKPKSSILSYFTKHLASFILLIVLFFIILISTTINTFLVGLTHKGHYQLEFSYIYEHILSFIVFSLVFGMMFKFLGDAKVHWKASLFGGLFTAFLFMIGKVAIGLYIGKSHISSTFGSASVLALIMLWVYYTSQIIFLGASFVQTLSTKLGFQILPNDNAVKIENIEIQ